From a region of the Salinispira pacifica genome:
- a CDS encoding ABC transporter permease → MKPNIRTCAIVTASIILLSLLVMMIFAEQLAPRSPYTMQSIRSWTEDGRLIFQKAPYPPSRRFPLGSDEFGRDILSRIIHGSRITIPLAFCIVLLRFALAVPLGIRAAFGGKIAAGLIHQFSLIFNAIPALLISLIILKLELFQSLDTMASALAFTAVLAGVTWSRTAHIILERSSNILSMQFIRSEIAIGKSPWMITRKNLIPHLLPETLVLFFMEIGSALTLLMQLGIFAVFLGNLRIVRDTTNGIISYFNVSFEPEWASMLGTARNMISTAPWMVIYPALAFFITVLGFNLFAEGLRQFLPGPGQAASPGSTASVTDSATDSVTDSASAAGRGPDTKTTGRKGKRLLPKIVFSSAVLGAVILMLLLPSPVPEQSWKSFPSALTAPVRPGSGDAAMRARAMGKQFREMGMLPVHGDSYEWHPQRPAEYYQGSTGIRITLPAGNEAEPVSLKPEPGSCMVRKFSLSDIHTRGSASQSDNLPDTSVHISLEDIPLVDGRNMDLLSFSRDDAAGIRGSFLVTDPLMYPEQAFQAAIRRIAGFPEIQGVIILSAPRRISPDTAAEAGEYTEILIERALFPPISGQLPPRSRNLLRTSPAEGSLSLEFTVHKVEAQPAYITGLIQGTDPGLAGKAIMITMDYLSASRMPGLAEWQLNLIESLSGPFRGSWSYIICLTPGGGQPGFQGLAEYIDRMPVNYSDIELHINLSGMSLSGQEGLGFNRQQAPVTRTYAWSIALLMEEELQALSRKQDIPLYSMESRLQTVQYYFPLNPEVNAHFWEHGIASVFLQSSPEILRNAGKALASIILNSMYMNNHPYSEHPGAGGT, encoded by the coding sequence ATGAAACCGAACATCCGCACATGTGCCATAGTCACCGCTTCCATTATCCTTCTCTCGCTTCTTGTCATGATGATATTCGCCGAACAGTTGGCCCCCAGAAGTCCTTACACCATGCAGAGCATCAGATCATGGACAGAGGACGGGCGGCTGATATTTCAAAAGGCCCCCTACCCCCCTTCCAGGCGCTTTCCACTGGGAAGTGATGAATTCGGAAGAGATATTCTCAGCAGAATTATTCATGGAAGCCGGATCACCATTCCCCTTGCATTCTGCATCGTGCTGCTGCGCTTCGCTCTGGCAGTGCCCCTTGGAATCAGAGCCGCCTTCGGAGGAAAAATCGCCGCCGGATTGATTCATCAATTCAGTCTGATATTCAACGCCATCCCCGCCCTGCTTATCAGCCTGATCATTCTCAAACTTGAACTGTTTCAAAGCCTGGATACCATGGCTTCCGCACTGGCCTTCACGGCGGTGCTGGCAGGGGTAACCTGGTCCCGAACCGCCCATATCATCCTTGAGCGAAGCAGCAATATCCTTTCCATGCAGTTCATCCGCAGTGAGATCGCAATCGGAAAGTCACCGTGGATGATTACCAGAAAAAATCTCATTCCCCACCTGCTTCCTGAAACTCTTGTTCTGTTTTTCATGGAGATAGGGTCTGCTCTCACCCTGCTGATGCAGCTGGGGATTTTTGCAGTGTTTTTGGGAAACCTCAGGATAGTCAGGGATACCACCAACGGCATTATCAGCTATTTTAATGTGAGTTTTGAACCGGAATGGGCCAGCATGCTGGGAACGGCCAGAAACATGATTTCCACTGCTCCCTGGATGGTGATATATCCTGCGCTGGCGTTTTTTATTACCGTATTGGGGTTTAATCTCTTCGCAGAGGGGCTGCGGCAGTTTCTTCCGGGACCGGGCCAGGCGGCATCTCCAGGATCCACTGCTTCGGTGACTGATTCGGCCACTGATTCAGTAACCGATTCGGCCTCGGCTGCGGGCAGAGGCCCGGACACAAAAACAACAGGGAGGAAAGGAAAGCGGCTTCTCCCAAAAATCGTTTTCTCTTCGGCGGTCCTTGGAGCAGTCATTCTGATGCTCCTGCTGCCCAGTCCCGTGCCGGAGCAAAGCTGGAAGAGCTTTCCTTCCGCCCTCACCGCTCCGGTACGCCCGGGGAGCGGCGATGCGGCCATGCGGGCACGGGCTATGGGGAAGCAATTCCGGGAAATGGGCATGCTTCCCGTACACGGAGATTCATATGAATGGCATCCCCAGCGGCCGGCTGAGTATTACCAGGGAAGCACCGGGATCCGGATCACCCTGCCTGCAGGGAATGAGGCGGAGCCGGTTTCTCTGAAACCCGAACCCGGTTCCTGCATGGTACGAAAATTTTCACTCTCAGATATCCATACCCGGGGTTCTGCCTCGCAATCGGATAATTTGCCCGATACTTCCGTTCATATTTCTCTGGAGGATATTCCCCTGGTGGACGGCAGGAATATGGATTTGCTCAGTTTCTCACGGGACGATGCTGCAGGAATCCGGGGATCATTTCTTGTGACAGACCCACTTATGTATCCTGAACAGGCCTTTCAGGCTGCAATCCGAAGAATAGCCGGATTCCCCGAAATCCAGGGGGTCATTATTCTCAGCGCCCCCCGCCGCATCTCCCCGGACACGGCGGCGGAAGCCGGCGAATACACCGAAATACTTATCGAACGTGCCCTGTTCCCGCCCATCTCCGGGCAACTTCCCCCACGGTCCCGGAACCTTCTGCGGACTTCCCCGGCAGAAGGAAGCCTCTCTCTGGAGTTTACCGTTCATAAAGTTGAAGCCCAGCCGGCATATATTACCGGACTCATTCAGGGCACCGACCCCGGTCTGGCAGGCAAGGCCATTATGATTACCATGGACTACCTGTCCGCATCCCGCATGCCGGGGCTGGCTGAATGGCAGCTGAACCTTATTGAATCACTCTCCGGCCCCTTCCGGGGCTCCTGGTCATATATCATTTGTCTCACACCAGGCGGCGGGCAGCCCGGCTTCCAGGGTCTTGCGGAATATATTGACCGCATGCCGGTGAACTACAGTGATATTGAACTGCATATTAATCTCAGCGGCATGTCCCTCTCAGGTCAGGAAGGGCTGGGATTCAACCGGCAGCAGGCCCCGGTTACCCGTACCTACGCCTGGTCAATTGCACTGCTCATGGAAGAGGAACTGCAGGCCTTGAGCAGAAAGCAGGATATTCCCCTCTACTCCATGGAGTCCAGGCTGCAGACCGTACAGTACTACTTTCCGCTGAACCCGGAAGTGAACGCTCACTTCTGGGAACACGGCATCGCAAGCGTGTTCCTGCAAAGCAGTCCGGAAATCCTCCGAAATGCAGGGAAAGCTCTGGCATCAATCATCCTCAACAGCATGTATATGAACAATCATCCTTACAGCGAACACCCAGGAGCCGGTGGAACATGA
- a CDS encoding ABC transporter permease subunit: MCWRCCRPGHVLPKSRAGGHSPGQKSAVTGRALIISADIDGRGRGPEGMVFPSTSKQAASTALLIELARAAAEAPAPPKRDIVFALWNSSEIDGAGAEFFTRNPELDLGQSDIIHIQNAGMGGIQTSVVSDGRHGGIISSLITQYGANRGLPAVKASPDSRGSIIPFMNLRIPAIVLEASSPAPDGILNTSHTVDLQALALRGKVLGDYLDCELFTPPPFLSILPRSMLLAAALLFNLILLVRILEQLSRIPGSRDIWERIYFHPASGFIRKSASYLLPAALAMFLFILIIQLPPDSQVNRSTGQDSISTHLLLKNSWNFVRDFFRGNLRTSADSGTIISILLTSGLQSLKLIGGALGVSALAAFLTARRSVQGPHAFSQGRRSISPGGILGASVPGIVVILAMLSLYVAVSEIWPQLSRNLQLQQSLFPLISISILPAAYSARMTGLRIDREMQRSYILAARARGYSPRRIFRTQLLRPLAGSFGENLPSLMALILTNLILVEYLFNYKGLVFYLLYFYQRHDASSFISVSLALLLLYSLVSLAGGAMAMIFQPMKTRRLV, translated from the coding sequence ATGTGCTGGCGCTGCTGCCGGCCCGGTCACGTTCTGCCCAAAAGCAGAGCGGGGGGGCATAGCCCGGGGCAGAAATCAGCGGTCACAGGCAGAGCCCTGATCATTTCCGCCGATATTGACGGCAGAGGAAGGGGGCCGGAAGGGATGGTTTTTCCTTCCACCTCCAAACAGGCCGCATCCACGGCGTTACTTATTGAGCTTGCCAGAGCGGCGGCAGAAGCACCGGCGCCGCCGAAACGGGACATTGTATTTGCATTGTGGAACTCATCGGAAATTGACGGAGCGGGAGCTGAATTCTTCACCAGAAATCCGGAACTGGATCTGGGACAGAGTGATATTATTCACATTCAGAATGCAGGAATGGGAGGAATCCAGACTTCCGTGGTAAGTGACGGACGGCACGGAGGAATCATCAGCAGCCTCATCACCCAATATGGGGCAAACCGGGGTCTGCCGGCGGTCAAGGCCAGTCCCGATTCCCGGGGCAGCATCATCCCGTTTATGAATTTACGCATTCCTGCGATAGTGCTGGAAGCATCATCCCCGGCTCCCGACGGAATTCTCAACACCAGCCATACAGTTGATCTTCAGGCACTTGCGCTCAGGGGGAAGGTGCTGGGAGATTATCTCGACTGTGAACTTTTTACCCCCCCCCCTTTTCTGAGCATTCTGCCCCGCTCCATGCTTCTCGCCGCAGCACTTCTGTTCAACCTGATCCTTCTGGTGAGGATTCTGGAACAGCTCAGCAGAATTCCAGGCTCACGGGATATTTGGGAGCGGATCTATTTTCATCCTGCCAGCGGATTCATTCGAAAGTCCGCCTCGTACCTGCTCCCCGCCGCATTGGCAATGTTTCTGTTCATCCTGATCATCCAGCTTCCTCCGGACAGTCAGGTAAACCGCAGCACAGGGCAGGACAGCATTTCTACCCACCTCCTGTTGAAAAACAGCTGGAATTTTGTGCGCGATTTCTTCCGGGGGAATCTGCGTACCAGCGCCGACAGCGGAACAATCATCAGCATTTTACTCACATCCGGGCTGCAGAGTCTGAAACTGATCGGCGGAGCCCTGGGCGTTTCGGCCCTGGCTGCCTTTCTCACAGCGCGCAGGAGCGTACAGGGTCCCCATGCGTTCAGCCAGGGCAGACGCTCCATATCCCCGGGCGGCATCCTGGGAGCATCGGTTCCGGGTATCGTGGTAATCCTTGCCATGCTCTCTCTGTATGTGGCGGTTTCAGAGATCTGGCCCCAGCTCAGCAGGAACCTGCAGCTCCAGCAGAGTCTCTTTCCCCTGATCAGTATCAGCATCCTTCCCGCAGCCTACAGCGCACGGATGACCGGCCTGCGGATCGACCGGGAAATGCAGCGCTCCTATATTCTGGCGGCCAGAGCCCGGGGCTACAGCCCCCGGCGGATTTTCCGCACCCAGCTGCTTAGGCCTCTGGCAGGAAGTTTCGGTGAAAACCTCCCGTCCCTCATGGCATTAATTCTCACCAATCTGATCCTTGTTGAATACCTGTTCAACTACAAAGGCCTGGTGTTCTACCTTCTCTATTTTTACCAGCGCCACGATGCATCCAGTTTCATCAGCGTCTCCCTGGCGCTGCTTCTGCTTTACTCCCTTGTCTCTCTGGCAGGAGGGGCAATGGCCATGATCTTTCAACCTATGAAAACACGGAGGCTGGTATGA
- a CDS encoding ATP-binding cassette domain-containing protein — protein sequence MDLRLYKGEVLGLVGESGSGKSTMGSILTALQRPDSGQVLFRNRDIFTRTPRELRKIRKELQLIFQQSGNVLDPRMTTGAILTEALSLHNICSREEQPHELKRLLELVGLHEDTLQRYPGELSGGMLQRVIIARAVSTRPSVIICDEPVSALDVSVQGQVLNLLKDLQEELELSYIFISHDIDVIRHMADRVAVLESGELREGKI from the coding sequence GTGGATCTGCGGCTGTACAAGGGAGAAGTTCTTGGACTTGTAGGCGAAAGCGGAAGCGGCAAATCCACCATGGGCAGCATCCTTACCGCCCTGCAGAGACCGGACTCCGGACAGGTTTTATTCCGCAACCGGGATATTTTCACCCGGACTCCCCGGGAACTGCGGAAGATCCGCAAGGAACTTCAACTCATTTTTCAGCAGAGCGGAAACGTACTGGATCCCAGAATGACAACCGGAGCCATTCTCACCGAAGCCCTGAGCCTTCATAATATCTGCAGCCGGGAGGAACAACCCCATGAACTGAAACGGCTGCTGGAGCTGGTTGGACTTCACGAGGATACCCTTCAGCGGTATCCCGGAGAACTCAGCGGAGGCATGCTTCAACGGGTGATCATCGCCCGCGCCGTGTCCACCAGACCCTCGGTAATAATCTGCGATGAACCGGTGTCTGCCCTGGATGTCTCGGTGCAGGGACAGGTGCTGAACCTTCTGAAGGATCTCCAGGAAGAGCTGGAATTAAGCTATATCTTTATCTCCCATGATATTGATGTGATCCGTCACATGGCTGACAGGGTCGCCGTTCTGGAATCCGGAGAACTGAGGGAAGGGAAAATTTGA
- a CDS encoding ABC transporter ATP-binding protein, giving the protein MTDQHDVQQPVIQMKNLSVRFPAPGGSITAVRNLSYTLSPGSISGILGESGSGKSVSSRSLADLAAGGTRQAESLRYRGKDLMNMQEDELGRIRGNEIAYIFQNPRESLNPYTSIGTQFRQLLRTSSRQSFSESFRQSFRHSSRGAGRAEEAREEQIHRALEEAGLPETERILQMFPHQLSGGQNQRVNIAMALLLRADVIIADEPTSAVDSHLRGQILSLLERINREHGTTILIITHDFAVIRRLCSRVLVMYGGLLVEDGPVEEIMSIPRHPYTRELLQCSASLESASESADGGKSTRQAGIFRRLRSAIALSIPCGPKGNRTGSTGDIQAFSHSNQPLSSAGPD; this is encoded by the coding sequence ATGACAGACCAACACGATGTACAGCAGCCGGTAATTCAAATGAAAAATCTCTCAGTTCGCTTTCCCGCCCCCGGGGGAAGCATTACCGCGGTACGGAACCTGAGTTACACCCTGTCTCCGGGAAGCATCAGCGGAATCCTGGGAGAATCGGGAAGCGGAAAATCTGTGAGCAGCCGTTCTCTGGCGGATCTGGCTGCAGGAGGAACCCGGCAGGCTGAATCCCTTCGCTACCGGGGCAAGGATCTGATGAACATGCAGGAAGACGAGCTGGGCCGGATCAGGGGAAACGAGATTGCGTATATCTTTCAAAATCCCCGTGAAAGTCTGAATCCCTACACGAGCATCGGTACTCAGTTCCGCCAGCTTCTCCGTACATCTTCCCGGCAGTCTTTCAGTGAGTCCTTCCGGCAATCTTTCCGGCATTCCTCAAGGGGGGCGGGCCGGGCAGAGGAGGCAAGGGAAGAGCAGATACACCGGGCATTGGAGGAAGCAGGCCTTCCGGAAACAGAGCGGATTCTTCAGATGTTCCCCCATCAGCTCAGCGGAGGGCAGAATCAGCGGGTGAACATTGCCATGGCCCTCCTGCTCAGAGCGGATGTGATAATTGCAGATGAACCCACCAGTGCGGTGGACAGTCACCTCCGGGGTCAGATTCTTTCCCTTCTGGAGCGGATCAACCGGGAACACGGAACCACAATACTGATCATTACCCATGATTTTGCGGTAATCAGGAGGCTGTGCAGCAGGGTGCTGGTGATGTACGGAGGCCTTCTTGTGGAAGATGGTCCGGTGGAGGAGATTATGAGCATCCCCCGGCATCCCTACACCCGGGAGCTTCTCCAATGCAGCGCATCACTGGAGTCCGCATCAGAAAGTGCCGACGGCGGGAAGAGCACACGGCAGGCAGGTATTTTCCGACGTCTCAGAAGTGCTATTGCCCTCAGCATCCCCTGCGGGCCGAAAGGAAACCGTACTGGAAGCACGGGGGATATCCAGGCATTTTCTCATTCAAACCAACCCCTTTCGTCCGCCGGACCGGATTGA